One region of Phaeobacter inhibens DSM 16374 genomic DNA includes:
- a CDS encoding MFS transporter, protein MQATRISLFAMMLAAAGLPLYIHLPRFATAELGVSLATLAAVLAGIRVLDFVQDPLLGWITDRWPQERATFAALAAFGMAMGFLLLYTYRPAAGSVLPWLVIALVLLFTAYSLGTVLFYGQSTALAGSPEALIRLAGFREGGTLAGIILAALAPSLLGALGASQAGYPAFGGLLAGLCITVWWLTRGLWTATPRPEQPLSITALREAGGFRLLALALVNSLPVAMTSTLFLFFVEDKLALADMAGPFLVLFFLAAGLSVPLWTRAADRFGARNVLFPAMILAILSFVSAAFLPAGAALGFAMICVGSGAALGADMVILPVLFSRMLARAGLQAGQAFGLWSFAAKLALAAAAVLLLPMLQLSGFTPGGQNSIAALQTLTWAYAIIPCCIKLIAIAMVLRLPRKVTAP, encoded by the coding sequence ATGCAAGCCACCCGTATTTCCCTGTTTGCCATGATGCTGGCCGCCGCCGGCCTGCCACTCTACATCCATCTGCCGCGTTTTGCGACGGCGGAACTGGGGGTGAGCCTGGCCACCCTGGCGGCAGTACTGGCAGGGATACGGGTGCTTGATTTCGTGCAGGATCCATTGCTGGGCTGGATCACCGACCGCTGGCCGCAGGAGCGGGCGACTTTTGCTGCGCTGGCGGCCTTTGGGATGGCTATGGGGTTTCTCCTGCTCTACACGTATCGCCCAGCTGCAGGGAGCGTCTTGCCCTGGCTCGTGATTGCACTGGTATTGCTGTTCACAGCCTACAGCTTGGGCACCGTGCTGTTCTATGGACAAAGCACTGCGCTCGCCGGCAGCCCGGAGGCGCTGATCCGCCTTGCCGGATTTCGCGAGGGTGGCACATTGGCCGGGATCATTCTCGCTGCCCTTGCCCCCAGCCTGTTGGGTGCGCTAGGCGCCAGTCAGGCCGGTTACCCCGCCTTTGGCGGTCTGCTTGCCGGACTTTGCATTACAGTTTGGTGGCTGACCCGCGGTCTGTGGACCGCCACACCGCGGCCGGAGCAGCCCCTGTCGATCACAGCCCTGCGTGAGGCTGGTGGGTTTCGCCTTCTCGCCCTGGCTCTGGTCAACAGCCTGCCCGTTGCCATGACCTCAACGCTGTTTCTGTTCTTTGTCGAGGATAAGCTCGCGCTGGCCGATATGGCCGGTCCCTTTCTGGTGTTGTTCTTCCTCGCTGCCGGACTTTCGGTACCATTATGGACACGAGCCGCAGACCGATTTGGGGCGCGCAATGTGCTGTTTCCGGCGATGATATTGGCGATACTATCGTTTGTTTCCGCAGCGTTTCTGCCTGCTGGTGCCGCGCTCGGGTTTGCCATGATCTGTGTCGGATCTGGTGCGGCGCTTGGCGCGGATATGGTGATCCTGCCGGTGCTGTTCTCGCGCATGTTGGCACGGGCCGGGTTGCAGGCAGGACAGGCCTTTGGGCTCTGGTCCTTCGCCGCCAAACTGGCGCTTGCTGCCGCGGCTGTTCTGCTTCTGCCGATGCTGCAACTCAGCGGCTTTACCCCCGGCGGCCAGAACAGCATCGCCGCGCTCCAGACCCTGACATGGGCCTACGCCATCATTCCCTGCTGTATCAAACTCATCGCCATCGCGATGGTCCTCCGACTCCCAAGAAAGGTCACCGCGCCATGA
- a CDS encoding DUF3833 domain-containing protein, translated as MKFLLVAIILVLLLALLRPGFGFRSQRPQHYAGTGPDFDIRTHLSGEMISEGMIYGPMGRVVSRFVATMNGAWDGNTGTLSEDFSYASSGTQQRKWFLTMGENGAFTATADDIIGTGEGQQSGATVRLTYRIRLPESAGGHVLDVTDWMYLMENGTIMNRSEMRKFGLKVAELVATIRPKGT; from the coding sequence ATGAAATTCCTGCTTGTAGCGATCATCCTGGTGCTGCTGCTTGCACTGCTCCGGCCCGGTTTCGGGTTTCGCAGCCAACGCCCCCAGCACTACGCCGGCACCGGTCCCGACTTCGACATTCGCACACATCTGAGCGGCGAAATGATCTCCGAAGGCATGATCTATGGCCCAATGGGCCGCGTGGTCTCGCGTTTTGTCGCCACAATGAACGGAGCCTGGGACGGCAACACCGGCACGTTGAGCGAGGATTTCTCCTATGCCAGCAGCGGTACGCAGCAACGCAAGTGGTTTCTCACCATGGGTGAAAACGGGGCGTTCACCGCGACCGCAGATGACATCATCGGCACCGGCGAGGGTCAGCAGAGCGGCGCAACCGTGCGCCTGACCTATCGCATCCGCCTCCCCGAGAGTGCGGGTGGTCACGTGCTCGACGTCACCGACTGGATGTATCTGATGGAGAACGGCACCATCATGAACCGCTCTGAAATGCGCAAATTCGGCCTCAAGGTCGCAGAGCTGGTGGCCACCATCCGTCCGAAAGGAACCTAA